From the genome of Candidatus Brocadiaceae bacterium:
CGCGCGAACGCCTCCGGGCCGCCGGCGAAGCGCTCCGCGAAGACCTTGACGGCCACCACCCGGTCGCGCGGGGGCTGCACCGCACGGAACACCTCGCCCGTGCTCCCCTCGCCAATCCGCTCCACGATCCGATACGGCCCCACCATCCGCGCCCCATCGCTGGGCATATGCCGCCTCCGGCAGACTGGGAACGTACGCCGGGCGACGTCGTCCGGCCTGCAGCGCACCGGCCGAAAGTCTACTGCGCGCACCCCGTGCGGTCAATGCGGCAGAAGCCCCAAACGGAACCAGCCGGAACGGACCCGGTCCGTCCGGCTGGCTCGCTTCCCGGCCGCCCTCCGGCCTCCGACGGCGGGAGGGCGCTGAGTCGGGGTCGCCCGAAGCCTCAGGCATTCGGCAGTTCGACCGCGCGGCCGCCTTCGGCCATGCTGGTCTCGGCGGCCTCCAGGAAGGCCATCACCTCCACCGTCTCCTCGATGTCGATCGGCGCCCGGCCGGTCTGGAAGAACGGCATGACCTTCTCGATCAGGCCCGCGTAGGCCGGGGGCTCGGAGGCCTGGACACTGTGGACCGCGCCGTCCTTGGTGAACAACGTGCAGCCGAACTGCCACGCGCCGAGGCGCAGGCCGCGCACGGTCCCGATGCGACCGTCTTCCCAGAGCCCGACCATCAGGTCGGCGTCGTCGGTGTGGAAGGCCTGCACGCTCCGGCAGCCTGCACCCAGGTAGGCGTAGAGCACGTCGGCGCTGTGCACGCCGTACCAGTAGTAGGGGGGGTAATCGTCCAGGATGGCCATCGGGCCGAAGACCTCCGCCGAGCCGACCTTCTGATCCGCCCCGACCAGGCCGGCGACACCCTTCGCGTAGCGGATGGCCGAGCACGACATGACCGGCGCGCCGCGCTCGGCGGCCAGGCGGGCGATGGCGCGGGAGTCGGCCGTCGAGCAGGCCAGCGGCTTGTCGATGAACACCGGCTTGCCGGCCCGGGAGATCACGTCGAACTGCTCCAGGTGCTGGCGGCCGTCGACGCTGTGCAGGAGCACGGCATCGACGTCCTTGCAGAGCGCCTCGATCGAGTCGTAGATCCTGACCTTGTGCTCGTCGCGGTAGGCGTCCGTGTATTTGCCCACCCGGCTGCGGCTCAGTTCCACCTGCTGGCTGCCCCCCGGGAACGCACCGATGATGCGCCCGCCGGGCACGTGGTACTTCTGGTCATCGTAGTTGATGAGCTTGATGAACGCCTCGACGTGCGAGGTGTCCAGTCCGACCACACCGATCTTCAGGTCCGCCATTGTCCACTCCTTGGTCTGCCCACAGGCGCGAAACCACCCAGAACACGCACAACATACATACTCCGGCGCACAAGGGCAACGTCAGCCGCCGGATTGGCCGGCTCAGTCCGCCCGGCGTGCGGCCCCCAGGGCACCGGCAAACCGGACGATGACGCTGTACACCTCCGAGCGGGCGGTTATGTACAGCGTGCGGCCCTCCGGCCCGCCGAACACCAGGTTGGCGGGGCGCTCCGGCAGCGCGATCGTCTCGAGAGGCCGGCCCTCGGAGTCGAACACGACGATGCCGTCGGCCCCGGCCACGTAGACGTTGCCGCGCACGTCCACCTTGAGTCCGTCGGGCCGCAGCCCGCCCGAGGGCTCCGTGCGGGCGAACACGCGCCCGTCGGCCAGCGTGCCATCCGCGCGCACGTCAAACGCCCGAAGCCACCCCCTGTCCGTGTCGGCGACGTAGAGCACCGTCTCGTCGGGCGAGAACGCCAGGCCGTTCGGCTTGACGAAGTCGTCTGCCAGCAGCGTGATCGCGCCGTCCGTCCCGACGCGGTAGACGCCGGCGAACGGCAGTTCGCGGTCCTCGGGCCGCACGCCGTACGGCGGGTCGGTGAAGTAGACGGCGCCGTCGGAGCGGACCACCAGGTCGTTCGGGCTGTTGAGCCGCTTGCCCTGGTAGTGGGTGGCCAGCGGCGTCACCGTGCCGTCGGGCTCCGTGCGCGAGACGCGCCGGTTCGCGTGCTCGCAGGCGAGCAGCCGCCCGCCGCCGTCGAAGACCAGTCCGTTCGCCTGCCCGCTGGGACGCCGGAAGACCTCCGGCCCCGCGTCCCTGAGCGCGTAGATCGTGTCGGCCGGAATGTCGCTGAACACCAGGTAGCCGTCCGGGTGTACGGCCGGCCCCTCGGTGAACCGAAGGCCCGTCGCCGCCACGGCGACCTCGGAGGACTGAAGCCGCCCGGACCCGGCGCCCGCCACGCCCAGAAGCACCGCCAGAACCGCCATCGCCGCCACGTAGCCCATCCCCGTCCTCCTTCTGCAGCCGCCGGCCCAGGCTCTGTCTGGGAATCCCTCCGGCTCCGGCCGGCCACGAACCCTCAGACAGAGCCTAAAGCGAGGCCAGCCAGCCGCCGTCGACGTAAAGGACCTGTCCGTTCACGAACGACGAAGCGTCGGACGCCAGGAACACGGCCGCGCCGATCAACTCGGCCGGTTCCCCCCAGCGGCGCATGGGCGTGCGCCCGCGCACCCAGGAGTCGAACGACTCGTCCTCGCAGAGCGAACGCGTCATCTCGGTGCGGAAGTAGCCGGGCCCGATGGCATTGACCTGCACATTGTGCGGACCCCACTCGACGGCCAGCGCGCGCGTGAGCATCTTCACCGCCCCCTTGCTGGCGGCGTAGGGGACAACGCCCGGCCGACCGCCCTCGCTCATGAGGGACGCGATGTTGATGACCTTGCCGGCCCCGCGGGCGACCATGCGCCGGCCGGCCGCCCGGCAGACGTGGAAGACGCCGTGCAGGTTCACGGCCATCAGCTCGTGCCACCGGCCGGTGGCGAAGTCGGCGAGGAGCCCGCGCAGGTTGACGCCGGCGTTGTTGACCAGGACGTCGACCGGCCCCGCGTCCCGTTCGATGGCGGCGACGGCCTCCTCCACCTCCTCCTCGACCGTCACGTCGAACACGGCGGCGCGGGCGCGCAGCCCCTCGCGTTGGATCCCTTCGACCGCCTCGCGGACCGCGTCGGACCGGCGCCCGTTGACGACCACCTCCGCACCGGCCCGCGCCAGGCCGTCCGCCAGCACGCGCCCCAGCCCCCGCGAGGAACCCGTGATCAGCGCCCGCCTGCCCGTCAGGTCGAAGAGGTCCACGCGCGGCTCCCGTCCGGAGGGCTGTTCACCTCGCGGCCGCGCGCACCCGGCTGCGGCGGTCCGCCCGCCATTCTATGCCCGGGCCGCAGGGCGTTCAAGCCGGCACAGGGCGGTTCGGGAACGCCCCGGCCCCGGTC
Proteins encoded in this window:
- a CDS encoding Gfo/Idh/MocA family oxidoreductase; translation: MADLKIGVVGLDTSHVEAFIKLINYDDQKYHVPGGRIIGAFPGGSQQVELSRSRVGKYTDAYRDEHKVRIYDSIEALCKDVDAVLLHSVDGRQHLEQFDVISRAGKPVFIDKPLACSTADSRAIARLAAERGAPVMSCSAIRYAKGVAGLVGADQKVGSAEVFGPMAILDDYPPYYWYGVHSADVLYAYLGAGCRSVQAFHTDDADLMVGLWEDGRIGTVRGLRLGAWQFGCTLFTKDGAVHSVQASEPPAYAGLIEKVMPFFQTGRAPIDIEETVEVMAFLEAAETSMAEGGRAVELPNA
- a CDS encoding SMP-30/gluconolactonase/LRE family protein yields the protein MAVLAVLLGVAGAGSGRLQSSEVAVAATGLRFTEGPAVHPDGYLVFSDIPADTIYALRDAGPEVFRRPSGQANGLVFDGGGRLLACEHANRRVSRTEPDGTVTPLATHYQGKRLNSPNDLVVRSDGAVYFTDPPYGVRPEDRELPFAGVYRVGTDGAITLLADDFVKPNGLAFSPDETVLYVADTDRGWLRAFDVRADGTLADGRVFARTEPSGGLRPDGLKVDVRGNVYVAGADGIVVFDSEGRPLETIALPERPANLVFGGPEGRTLYITARSEVYSVIVRFAGALGAARRAD
- a CDS encoding SDR family oxidoreductase, with product MDLFDLTGRRALITGSSRGLGRVLADGLARAGAEVVVNGRRSDAVREAVEGIQREGLRARAAVFDVTVEEEVEEAVAAIERDAGPVDVLVNNAGVNLRGLLADFATGRWHELMAVNLHGVFHVCRAAGRRMVARGAGKVINIASLMSEGGRPGVVPYAASKGAVKMLTRALAVEWGPHNVQVNAIGPGYFRTEMTRSLCEDESFDSWVRGRTPMRRWGEPAELIGAAVFLASDASSFVNGQVLYVDGGWLASL